The DNA window AGCAAAATCGCGTCTGTCGCAGAAGAGCTGCGCAAGGATCACCCACTAAAAGTAAATGAAGATTACAATCCGTTCTTCGGTTCACTCCTCGATCGTTCCCAGATCCTGCGCGAGTTCGCGTATCTCCATCCTAAGTCCCTGAGTCAGGTGGTGAACCAAGCCGATCAACGGTTCCAGGCCCGCCGTATCGATCGTCAATTTGGAGAGTCGTCCGCAGGTGGAGCGAGCACCTCGCTTGTGTCAAAAACAGGAGTTGCAGATCTGATTATTGAGTCTCGCGGAATATAGCGGATTCAGAAGCATAGAGAAGACTGCTTCCAGCAAGCAACGAGTAGATGCTTTCTTCGGCGCATGCGCTTGAGTTTAGTTCTGGCCATTTCACCGAGTTGCCAGAGATCTTTGGCGCAGATATTCGGGAGTTCGTGCTGCTTGAGATGAGCCCAGATATATTCGACGGGATTCAGTTCGGGAGCGTAAGCTGGAAGCCGAAGAGTCTGGATGCGGCCATCACAACTTGCGATGAAATCCTGAACGAACTTGCTGCGATGAGCAGCCAGTCCGTCCCATACGATCAGGATCTTGCCTGGGATGACCCGAAGTAGTTTTCCGAGGAAGATCACAATGTGCGGACTCTTGATCGTTTCGCTGAACATTTCAAAGTGAAGATTCCAGCGGCTCAGTCCTGCGATGAGCGAGAGGTTCTTCCAGTTGAAGTGATGGAACAGAATAGGTGTCTGGCCGCGCGGAGCCCAGGTGCGGCATCGATGAGGCTTCTGCGTTAGTCCGCTTTCGTCAATGAAGACAATGGTGCGGCCTTCTTCCTGGGCTTTTTTTTAGCGTTGGGCCAAGTCACCTGTTTCCACTCGCGAATGGCCTTCTCATCGCGTTCGAGCGCACGTCCCACTGGCCGTTGAGGACTCCAGCCCAAGGCGCGCAGAATGCGCCAGACGTGGCCCGGATGGTAGCGAATCTGAAATTCCTGCTCGATCAAATCGGCTACCCGCTGGCAGGTCCACAACGGCGTTTCATAGCCGAGTTTTTCCGGCCCCGCCAGCAACTTGTTCGTCAGAAGCTTTGCCTGTTTGTCCGCCAGCAAAGGCTTCCGGCCAGCGCGTCCAGCCTGCTCGAGAGCCTTCCTGCCACCTTCGCTATATTCCTTGCGCCAGCGGCTCACCGTCTGGTTGGCGACCATTAACTCATGGCCGATCTGACTGTTGTTGAAACTCTCTCGCATCAATGCCAGTGCTCTCATCCTCCGCACTTCCAAGGCATCGAAATCGCGAGCCACTCCACGCGGGTTTCCCATATACAGATTAGAACCCGACAGAAGTCAATGTGTTCCGCTATATTATGTGATTATCAATAGTGGCGCTCTGGAGAATGGTGCGCTGTCTCGCAACAGTCAGGGGACTGTTTCTACCTTTCGAGTACAGGCCTATGGACTCTATAGTCTGTTCCACCCAAGCGCGGGTCCTTGCACTCTCCTCAATCCCGCTTGCGACTCCCCTACGGAGACAATCCTACGCGGGATCTCAGGAAGTGTTTCGATCGACAACAATCCCTCCTCACAAGGTACTCTCTTACCTTTAGAGTCAGCCGGATCCACCCGGTCAGCCAACCCGATGGACTTCCTGGTAGAAGCGACCGGAGGCGGTCGCTTCTCCGCCGCCAGTTTTCGATATGAGTTCCGAAGGCGTACAAATCCGAATACTCCAGAGACGAAGCAATTCATCAAAAAGTACGACAGTCTTGCCGGAGTTCGGAAGGATTTTCTGGAACAGATGACGAGGTTCCTTGACCAAGCTGAGAATAATAAAAAACTGCAAGACACATGGGATACCTTTAATCGAAATGTTGAAAGTGGCTTCAATCAAGTCTGGAACTCTGGGCAACGATCTGCGACAGAGCTTGAAAAGGTATATTCGAACGAATTGGTAAATCTCTGGAGTGCCATTGAAAAGGATGCACCCTCAAACCAGGGCTGGGCCGAACTCCTCAGCTCAAATCAGAACTATGTGACAGGCATCAATCAAGCTCTGGCCGATGTTCTCCTCAAGCCGAAGTTCACGGTGGAGTACACCCATGCTTCCCCGCTAAATCAATCGCCCACGTCCAATGTACGCCTAATCGGCGATTTCAAGTTTGGCAAGCACCGCAATTCGAATGATGAGCTCATCGATTCGGGTGACTATCAGAATCTGTTGACCTTCAATCTGGCACTGACTCTTTACGAGAAGGTCCCGCGAGGACTTCGAGTGGGACAACTGCGGGACGCTCAGGCCGCGCTGCAGTACGACCGCAAGCTGGGGCCTGCCAACTGGTTGAACCGGCCTGTGTTCTCCCTCGCCGGTTACTACCAATACCAGATCAATAACGCGATTCTGGAGTTCGACAAGAGCACCTTTGCTCCAGGCACAGACATTCCTCTACCGCGTCCCGCGGATGAAGTTCTCAACTCCAGCGGACACATCGGAATCTTCCAGGCTAAGCTTACCTTGCGCCTGAGTGAAACGGTCTCGATTCCATTGGCGGTTTCCTGGTCCAATCGTACCGAGCTCCTGAAGGCAAGTGCCGTCCGTGGCCAATTCGGAATCAGCATCGATCTGAATAAGCTGCTCGCAAAGACGGGTGCCACAAATTCACAATAATGAGGGAGGGCATGTACTCGGAAGAGGTTGGCCTGCATGCCCCTGTCACACCGAGCTCCGATCCTGCAGCAGTCCAAGTTCCTGCGCCGCCTCGGCCGATTCGTCTTCAAACTGAATGGCTTCCTTCCCTTCGGGTGTCACGCGCGGAGAAAGGGTGTGGATCGCACCCAGGTCATCGCCAGTAGCGAGAGCACAACACTCAGGAAGACCAACAGCGCAGTAAATTGCCCCAAGAGCTTGGTCGCATCTCCTTGCGCATGTGCAGAGAGGACTTCGAGGTCGACGATCCGAAATAGAAACTGACGAAAAAGAATTCGGAATGGCGTCGTGTTCATCGACTAGGCCCCCACAAGATCGGCAATTTTCCTGGAGATTGCGGAGCTGTCTTGCGCGACCGCCAATTGGCGGAAAATGCTCTCCAGGTCTGGAGCCGGCATCAATCCGCGCAACCGCTCGATCGAATCATCCGCAACCACCTTACCTCGATGCAGAATCACAACGCGGCTGCAGATCCGCTCGACCGTTTCCAGTTCGTGGGAACTAAACAGTACCATCTTGCCGCACGCGGCCAGCTCTGTGATGAGGCTTCTTAAAATGAGTCCGGTTCCCACGTCGGAGCTGCGCGACAATCACCAGATACTCAAGCCCGCTGAGATGGGAGTCGGACTCCTCGGGTACATAACCCATCTTTTGTTTGAACCCGATCCAATCCTCGCTGATGGTCTTTCCGTGGAACAGAATCATCCCGGAACTGGGTTGCAATAACCCGGTGATGATCTTCATCGTGGTGGGTTTTCCCAAACCGTTCGGCCCGAGATAGCCGGTTACCTCGCCGGCGCGCGCGGAGTAACTGACATCCTCAACAGTGGGAATTCCACGAAAAGCTTTCGAAACC is part of the Bryobacter aggregatus MPL3 genome and encodes:
- a CDS encoding ATP-binding cassette domain-containing protein, which produces MSEVLLLPRQEFRMLELCQVSKAFRGIPTVEDVSYSARAGEVTGYLGPNGLGKPTTMKIITGLLQPSSGMILFHGKTISEDWIGFKQKMGYVPEESDSHLSGLEYLVIVAQLRRGNRTHFKKPHHRAGRVRQDGTV
- a CDS encoding IS630 family transposase; the protein is MGNPRGVARDFDALEVRRMRALALMRESFNNSQIGHELMVANQTVSRWRKEYSEGGRKALEQAGRAGRKPLLADKQAKLLTNKLLAGPEKLGYETPLWTCQRVADLIEQEFQIRYHPGHVWRILRALGWSPQRPVGRALERDEKAIREWKQVTWPNAKKKPRKKAAPLSSLTKAD
- a CDS encoding IS630 family transposase, with the translated sequence MVFIDESGLTQKPHRCRTWAPRGQTPILFHHFNWKNLSLIAGLSRWNLHFEMFSETIKSPHIVIFLGKLLRVIPGKILIVWDGLAAHRSKFVQDFIASCDGRIQTLRLPAYAPELNPVEYIWAHLKQHELPNICAKDLWQLGEMARTKLKRMRRRKHLLVACWKQSSLCF